CAGGAACTTGCAGATGCAATGAAGATCCAGCCATCTGTAATCGTTAAGAAACTCTTCATGCAGGGCAAGATTGTAACAGTCAACCAGGAAATTGATTACGAGACAGCTGAAGAAATCGCTCTGGAATTCGATGTGCTCTGTGAAAAAGAAGAAGTAGTCGATGTGATCGAAGAACTTCTGAAAGAAGACGAAGAAGACGAAAAGAAAATGAAGAAACGTCCGCCGGTAGTCTGCGTTATGGGACACGTTGACCACGGTAAAACCTCTCTTCTTGACAAGATCCGTGATACCCATGTCATCGCAGGAGAAGCAGGTGGAATCACACAGCATATCGGTGCTTCAGTTGTGGAAATCAACGGTGAGAAAATCACCTTCCTCGATACACCGGGACATGAAGCATTTACCGCAATGCGTATGCGTGGTGCAAATTCTACCGATATTGCAATCCTGGTTGTTGCAGCAGATGACGGTGTCATGCCGCAGACTGTAGAAGCGATCAACCATGCAAAGGCAGCAGGGATCGAGATCGTAGTTGCGATCAACAAGATCGACAAGCCAAGTGCCAATATCGACCGTGTAAAACAGGAACTGACCGAATATGAACTGATTCCGGAAGACTGGGGCGGAAGCACCATCTGTGTACCGGTATCTGCTCATACAGGAGAAGGAATCAAAGAGCTTCTGGAAATGGTTCTTCTTACCGCAGAAGTGATGGAACTGAAAGCAAATCCGAACCGCCGCGCAAGAGGTCTTGTAATTGAGGCTGAGCTTGACAAAGGAAAAGGACCGGTTGCAACCGTTCTTGTACAGAAGGGTACACTCCGTGTCGGAGATCCGATCGCAGCAGGTTCTGCATATGGTAAAGTACGTGCCATGATGGATGACCAGGGACGCCGTGTAAAAGAAGCAGGTCCTTCTATGCCGGTTGAGATCCTCGGTCTTAATGATGTGCCGAATGCAGGTGAAGTATTTGTTGGCTGCAAGAATGATAAAGATGCAAGAAGCTTTGCAGAGACGTTCATCAGTCAGAACAAGATCAAGAAACTGGAAGAAACCAAGTCCAAGATGTCTCTGGATGATCTGTTCAACCAGATCCAGGAAGGCAACTTAAAAGAACTTGGAATCGTTGTAAAAGCAGACGTACAGGGATCTGTAGAAGCGATCAAGCAGAGCCTTGTCAAACTTTCCAATGAAGAAGTCGTTGTCAAGATCATCCATGGTGGTGTTGGTGCGATCAATGAATCTGACGTTACGCTTGCAGCAGCATCCAATGCGATCATTATCGGATTCAATGTACGTCCGGACGCAACTGCAAAGGAAACGGCAGAACGTGAAGGCGTTGATGTGAGACTGTACCGTGTCATCTACAATGCGATCGAAGACGTTGAATCAGCCATGAAGGGTATGCTTGAGCCTGTATTTGAAGAAAAGGTACTTGGCCATGCCGAAGTACGTCAGACATTCAAGGCTTCCGGAGTCGGAACAATTGCAGGATCTTATGTCCTTGACGGTACATTTGAACGTGACTGCCAGGCAAGAATCGTTCGTGACGGCGTTGTGATCTATGATGGAAAGCTTGCTTCATTAAAGCGTTTCAAAGATGATGTGAAGGAAGTTAAAGCCGGA
The sequence above is drawn from the Coprococcus comes ATCC 27758 genome and encodes:
- the infB gene encoding translation initiation factor IF-2, coding for MAKLRVYELAEQMNKTNKEILSILKDKGIEVASHMSTLSDEQIDAVKSEKTSEDTPKKKNIVQVFRPQNSQGGGRGRNGQGRQQGSRNGQRPQGNGNGQGRPQGNGNRQERPQNGNSQGRPQGNGQGRPQNGNRQERPQGNGNGQGRPQNGNRQDRPQGENRDNRQRRNPNGPRNGQDQRQGRPGDGRRDGGFQNRGDRRDNRDNRDNRDGREMRDGGRRDDRRKSSPSIPAPAIAEQKPSRNKPKDAHKKKEYNRNEENEDRLQKGKKGKNNNAQPKMVKPQPKKEVVEEQIKQITIPEVLTIQELADAMKIQPSVIVKKLFMQGKIVTVNQEIDYETAEEIALEFDVLCEKEEVVDVIEELLKEDEEDEKKMKKRPPVVCVMGHVDHGKTSLLDKIRDTHVIAGEAGGITQHIGASVVEINGEKITFLDTPGHEAFTAMRMRGANSTDIAILVVAADDGVMPQTVEAINHAKAAGIEIVVAINKIDKPSANIDRVKQELTEYELIPEDWGGSTICVPVSAHTGEGIKELLEMVLLTAEVMELKANPNRRARGLVIEAELDKGKGPVATVLVQKGTLRVGDPIAAGSAYGKVRAMMDDQGRRVKEAGPSMPVEILGLNDVPNAGEVFVGCKNDKDARSFAETFISQNKIKKLEETKSKMSLDDLFNQIQEGNLKELGIVVKADVQGSVEAIKQSLVKLSNEEVVVKIIHGGVGAINESDVTLAAASNAIIIGFNVRPDATAKETAEREGVDVRLYRVIYNAIEDVESAMKGMLEPVFEEKVLGHAEVRQTFKASGVGTIAGSYVLDGTFERDCQARIVRDGVVIYDGKLASLKRFKDDVKEVKAGYECGFVFERFNDVKEGDQVEAFKMVEVPR